The proteins below are encoded in one region of Hordeum vulgare subsp. vulgare chromosome 3H, MorexV3_pseudomolecules_assembly, whole genome shotgun sequence:
- the LOC123444909 gene encoding probable protein phosphatase 2C 9 — MAEICCQEAKSPPATAATVATVSASAAAAAAVASSVMDRRRRRLELKRFRLATDLEQSAAEYAGARKRPRIPRTVSGPCPDAASASENTERCPRYGFSSVCGRRREMEDAVSIRPGFLPGPGKSHFFGVFDGHGCSHVATTCQELMHEAVAEEHDKAEEPVWKEVMERSFARLDERAANWATTRSSEEPACRCEQKMPSRCDHVGSTAVVAVVNPTQIVVANAGDSRAVLSRAGVPVALSVDHKPDRPDELERIQAAGGRVIYWDGARVLGVLAMSRAIGDGYLKPFVTAEPEVTVTERSDADDCLILASDGLWDVVTNEMACDVARACFRSNGPPGPPQAQPGGEAKTSEGVSKAESDQACSDAAMLLAKLALARGSSDNVSVVVVDLRRGS; from the exons ATGGCCGAGATCTGCTGCCAGGAAGCCAAGTCGCCGCCGGCGACAGCCGCCACGGTGGCCACGGTCTCGGCTTCGGCTGCGGCCGCCGCGGCCGTTGCCTCGTCGGTGATGGACAGGCGGCGCCGCAGGTTGGAGCTCAAGCGCTTCCGCCTCGCCACCGACCTCGAGCAGTCGGCCGCGGAGTACGCCGGCGCCCGCAAGCGCCCCAGGATACCGCGGACGGTGTCTGGCCCGTGTCCCGACGCTGCCTCGGCGTCCGAGAACACGGAGCGTTGCCCCAGGTACGGCTTCTCCTCGGTGTGCGGCCGTCGTCGCGAGATGGAGGACGCCGTCTCCATCAGGCCGGGGTTCTTGCCCGGCCCCGGCAAGTCCCACTTCTTCGGCGTCTTCGATGGCCACGGCTGCTCACAC GTGGCGACGACGTGCCAGGAGCTGATGCatgaggcggtggcggaggagcacGACAAGGCGGAGGAGCCTGTGTGGAAAGAGGTGATGGAGAGGAGCTTCGCGCGGCTGGACGAGCGGGCCGCGAACTGGGCGACAACCCGCAGCAGCGAGGAGCCTGCATGCCGCTGCGAGCAGAAGATGCCCTCGCGGTGCGACCACGTGGGATCCACCGCCGTCGTGGCCGTCGTCAACCCCACCCAGATCGTCGTCGCCAACGCCGGCGACTCCCGTGCCGTCCTTTCCCGCGCTGGTGTCCCCGTTGCGCTCTCCGTCGACCACAAG CCTGACCGGCCGGACGAGCTGGAGCGCATCCAGGCGGCGGGCGGGCGCGTCATCTACTGGGACGGTGCCCGGGTGCTCGGCGTCCTCGCCATGTCCCGAGCCATAG GGGATGGCTACCTGAAGCCGTTCGTGACGGCGGAGCCGGAGGTGACGGTGACGGAGCGCAGCGACGCCGACGATTGCCTGATCCTGGCCAGCGACGGGCTGTGGGACGTGGTGACCAACGAGATGGCGTGCGACGTCGCCAGGGCGTGCTTCCGGAGCAACGGCCCGCCGGGGCCGCCGCAGGCGCAGCCGGGCGGCGAGGCCAAGACTAGCGAGGGGGTGAGCAAGGCGGAGTCCGACCAGGCGTGCTCCGACGCAGCCATGCTGCTGGCGAAGCTGGCGCTGGCGCGGGGGAGCTCCGACAACGTCAGCGTCGTGGTCGTGGATCTGCGCCGGGGATCGTGA